The sequence TTTTATGTATTCGttattggaaaaaaaatagTATCATTAGAAAAAAACGACTTCCAAAAGTTAAAAATTATCCTGAATTGAACAAGTACTCTATGACTGCTGTTGAGGCTCTAAACACCGAAAACAATTATGTTCAACGAGTTGATTCCAAAACCACAACAGCAACTATGAGTGCACAGACTGCGTTTACTTCTTTTGATAAATGAGGGATAACATACTTAATACTGACTAATCCTATGTTTTGttgcaaaattaattaaaaatcagTATAAATCTTTAAGCCCGTTAATAATATGATTTACATATGATTGTTAACCCTACATTTTAGAAAGGATTATAAATCTGTACATGatgaaattaaaaagaaaaaaaatcaattcaaatttaatccatcaaattatattaataatcatattttaatcTATCACATTTTTTCTTTACCTAAATGATGATGCATTACTTTAATTTACTTAATTACTAGCACGATATGACCCACTCGTTGTGTGTGATTCGTAACAGAattagaattttttaaaaaaattaaattaaaattatcaaaatttgaaatttaattgataTAACATCAGAGGTAAAGTTAAAAGAGATttataaaattgaaattaagtGGACAAAGGATATTTGAGCATTATGAAAAAGCTTCACCAACAtaccaaaaattatttaattatattaggTTCTTAACTTTAATACTAGCAAAAGATATTgctaaatattaataaaattttcaacTTTATAACTCAAACATGTTTTTaagaattaaatataattattatatacatATTAATTTGTATTTAATCACGACgaattatattaaaatacatTCAACTAAACAAAACTGTACATGGAGAATTGATCAAATTCAATGGACTAAAGAAATACGTGCAGGTAAgatgaatatttttaaaaaatgcacacaaaatataaaatttgtttttttttccaattcactatagaaattaataattttgattttgtgaacacataaattatatatatatatatatatatatatatatatatatttcagttGGACATCAAGGAGGCCACAACCCCAGCAATGAGGGTGGTGGGATCCCCTAACACGGCGGAGATAACGAACTGCAGTGCCAACGCCGCCACCTCGCAGCATTTCTCCACCTTCCCTGATCTCTTCTTCTTTCTATGATTATGAGTCTCCAACGTATCTTTCAAGCTCGGAATCCTCGTTTCCAGTTTCCGACCACCGCCCGAGTATAATTTGGTCGCGTAGATCTCGTGCCAGCTATCGACAAGCATTTCCTTTACGCACGCAACATGGAGATTGTACTTCTTGCATGAAGATCTATAGCTCCAGCTCCTCCCCTTTCTCCCACACCTGCATGCATGCTTATACATAATTAAATTCCGGaattcagattttatttttttcaaatgttTGATCAAAACTAATGGATTAATGATATATACTATTCAAAATATGTATAACACaatcaaatattaatattttaggtattatttaaataacaatcCTCATGTGATAATTTTGGCTTCACTTAATTttccaattatatatatatatatcgagacTTGATccccgcaccctagggtgcggggAATCCGTGCACACCCGTGCTCAAATCAACTCCGATTGACTTGAAATTTTTATGGTAGGACTGTCTCAAAAATACGaatccaacgatatatcatatgctacaaatttcaatctcggtGTCCGAAATCGTGAAGATGGCCGGAAATAGGATTAAATGTGCTATTTTCGGCCATCTTAACGATTTCGGCCaccgagattgaaatttgtgtcatatgatatatcgttggattCGTTTTTTCGAGACGATCCTACCATAAAAATTTCAAGTCAATTGGAGTTGATTTGAGCACGGGTGCGCACGGATTCTCCGcacctctatatatatatatatatatatatatatatatatatattcaacatagagtttctttcaagtgcccacctatcatgcccattACCATAttcaccaatgatgtggcactattctattggatgtgataaagatgtggtccaatagaatagtatCATAttattggtgggcatggtagtggacatgataggtgggcacttgaaagaaactcattcaaaatatatatatatatatatatatatatatatatattgatatggTGAGCAACAACCGTACGCTGATGGTTACGGGTTGTCATACCTGTGACAAGGCGAGGAGACTTTCCTATACAAGTAGAGCTTGATCTCGCCGTCGTCGAGCACCATGGGAAGCTTAGCGCAGCAGGGATGGAGGTCGAAGCCACAAGACTTGCAGTGGTACACGAACCCGGACACGTCCTTCTCGCACGCGTTGCAGTAGCGAGCCACCGGCCCCGGGGGGCGGGCTAGGAACTGGAACGAGCATTTGGTGTAGAAAGGGTGGGAGATGGAAGGGGAAGGGATGGCGCAGTGGGTGTGGAGGTCAAAGTTACAGGCGGCCGCCGCACACTTGTAGCGAGAGCCGATGCCGACTTCGTTGCAGCCGTCACACTTGAACGGAGACTCGCTGTACTCGAACTTGAGGTTGTGCTGCGGGTGGCTGAAATGGGAGATTTCATTGTATCTCATGGTACTGGTGGAAAGTGGCAGCGTAGGAATAGAATTAATTTGTGGGGTGACAtgcaaatttataattaattgttTGTTCGTTTTGCCCTTTTTAATTAGCGGACAAATTTAATATTCTATGGGTATCATTCAAgtgtatatatgtgtatatatatacatatatctataaattctgataaaaaaaaagttaagaTTTAATGAAAAATGGATAATTTAGTTCCGTATACCCAAACTTTCACGTATCGGTCTATGCTTTTATGGcatcgattttgattgaaggTGGATAACTATGGATaataatgaaaattaattaaggTTGTTATTACTTATTAGCTTGAAGTTGAAGCAATGTAGGATTTATACTTAGAGATGGGTGTATATTTATAAATGAAGAAAATGGGGCATAACTCATAAGGCACATTAGATTGGGAATTTCCCACACTTTATGTGATGTAATTAAATACTCAAATTAAAGGTGCCTATTATATGGTTATCGAATATCACAGAGTTCCTCGGGTTTGGAATATATTAGGTACTTGTGCAAGAACCTCTGCGAAGAACTTGTACGGCAACTTGAACATTTTGTCTAAGCATCAAAGTTTTAAGTATGAGATTTTGGGTTCAAGATCGAGTGCTTAACACAATCTTTCAAAAAATCAATGATATTTTTAGTAGGGTgctttaattttattgtttcataTACTTCCcattataaataaattgatGCATAAAAGTAtatattcaacataaaatagAGTACAAATAATAttagtcatttttttttataaataatattagtcattttttttataaataatattagtcATTTGAATATCACAATCAATTTCGCATTTATCCAATGGATATATGCAAAAGTCCATAGATTTAATAATGGTAGAATATTATTGTGATTAGACCCCACATTtcgttttttattaaataaatatctcaaattctCAATGCTTTAGCGTCACATTATTGGAACTTTTATTCTTGAGCAAGAtgagaagaaaaagagtttcttTACTTAGAAAATGAGCCTAAATTAATGTCACGACATGTATCAAAGCTAAACAATAGCAATTGCTTTTCGTCTTCCATATGCTAACAAACACCCTAAACAAAAAGCATCACCAATCGCTTAAGCAAAATCTTTCACAATCACTTGAAATTAGTCCAATAGGGCAAATTCAACATATATGAGCAAGGATAGTTGTTAGTGCAATAATTTGATCTCAGTTCAATAAATGGACTATTTCTTCGCATTTTTCCTTAAAGTACAAAgctaaaaaatatatagtaCTCCAGTTAGTTTATCCAGATAGAGTTTTGATCCCATAATTCATCAAAATCTGACTTGAATGCGATAAATCAactatttctttttatttttaatctgaTTTTTGTCGGAATGTTGACATGACACTATACATATATCTTGAAAAACTTATTAATTAGAAGCATATAAACCAATTTACAGTTAATACTATCTTATGTTATATATCTTTCTAAACAAGATTGCCACGAATCTTACTCCTGTGGTCAAAATGTAGAAAATGTTGGAACATAAGGCATCAAATAATTGTGTCTAATTGTGTATGAAGAACACCAATGGGGTTTCTTTCCCCACTTTAGACAAATGGAATATTAGGCATCAAGTGAAATTTGTAAACTTTAATTGTATTTTGAGAAGAATATTAAAAAGACCAACATGAATATGATTCTTTGAGGCCATTTTACTCACTAATTGCTCCTTTTGTTCTATACTCCTCTCAGTATCTTCATACTCCATGGTTTAACATTCCCTTATATTCTAATTCTTTAGCATGATTATGCCATGCCTTGTATGATAATATCTGAATTAATTAAAGATGAAATTAGCGAATCGGCACGAGAGACAGACTCACCCcagtattaaataaaaaatttaatattagaatatatatagtttaaaaattatatgccatttTTGTTAAGAAATTAAGTGTGTTATCTTGTATatgtttttagtattttttatttttctcttgtCTTAATATTGTTTTGAATCTTGCTCGTATGATATCTTAGTCCTTATATAAGAAAAGTTGGGATTAGCGACAAAAATACAAGAGTTACAATttaatgacataaaaaaaataatgtcgTTAATCTGATATTGCgataataacatatatttcgtCATTAAATAAGGACGAAATTATAATATTTGTCGTTAAATAACGACAAAGAAATAAATTATGTCATTATTTTACAACAATTTTTAAATTCCGtcataattgtttttttaaaaaataactaaattagTTTAGCGACCAAAGTATGATGTTTGTCACCAACATAGCGACAAATTAAAAGCTTTATGTCGTTAGTTTAAGACGGAATTTTAATGGTGTCCTAAGGTTAGCGACATGAGTTAAGTTTCTGTAAGTATGTAACGACAGAATATATATTCCGTCGCTATATAACTACATATTCTTAATATTTGTCGTTaaggaaaattgcaaatttagttttttatatttgttattttgcgattttggtcctttatgttttcacatttcagttttagtcttgcatgttctcatttttggcaattttggtcctttttatttgaaaatgcttacgtggcactgtacacgtcagctccacatcagcattgaattggtgccacgtcagcgtcACGTcagaaaaaaagactaaaattgctaaaaaaataaagacagcggactaaaactgaaatctgaaaatataaaagattaaaatcgcaaagtaacaaatatacatgacaaaaaaacaatttttcctttgtcgatataataataataagccATAATTTCCCCCAAATGTTAGAATCTCCCACCAACACTACGCGGCGTTCATTATGCTTCCCCCCTTTTCTTCTTGTGGATATCGATCGTTCTTTGTCAGAGGACAAAATCCAATTTCGCAAGCGATTGAAACCATCATCTATCACGTCATTTTGAGTAAGATTTCTTCTTATTGCTATAATTTTGGGCATTTTGGATGCGATTTTGTGACCTAAAATCTCGATATCTGTCAGCTTAGTTTCGACGATCCTCGTGCTCCATCTGTTCTCGGTTCTCTAGCTCTTTCCCTACACTCAAGTAAGTTAACTGaatctaaaataattaataaagagATTATTTTAGTGATACTTGATTTTGGTCAGAGATTTAAGGATGAGTGTTAAATATTGTGCGGCTGGTactatttttctcttttttctttGTGGATAAATTTAGCTTGGTCTTCTTGTTCAATGATAATTTCAAGTGCCTAtagttattattattcttacaatttttttctgaaatttaTGAAGCTGGAGGATGAAAAATAATATGTCCTTGAGAATTATAGATGAGTGAAAAATAGAAAAGTTGAGTAGATATATACTATAAAACCTGCAGAGAAATTAATGGATGGGGTCGGGCTTGATATTACTAGAAACTATTGAAAATGTAGCGCCACTTATTCCATCTCTAAAGCCATCTTTTCCAGGTTCAGCTTGTTCTCGCTCAATTTAGCAAAGCAAATTAAAGGGAATGGTAGGTGATGCGCCAGATGTTGAACTGCATCACTATCTTTTGTGCATTTATAATGATGTAGCAGAAGGTACTTGATTTTAGTTATGCTtgattttttgaattattatatcATTAAGTGCTACTTTTGTAGATTATTAGTAAGTTTATTCATCACATGAGCAGAACTTCTCTCTTGTTGATTGTAAATCCTGAAAATCCATGTGGAAATTTGGCATCACAAATATCAATTTTCAAGTGTTGGTTCGTCTACCATAGCTTAGACATGCCATTTTTCTTCGTCTTTTCAGTTTGTTGAACGGCTCAAGAGCGACATTTGTGGAGGTCGTGCTACTTTCATACAGGTCATAGCATCACtgtattgatgatttttttgtttttcgaaCAAGAACTTGATTAATATATGTGCTTGTGTGTGCATATATATTAAACACACAGATACATATTATGTCGAGATGTTTTATTAGTTTCCTTATATCTCATCGCCACTCCTTTTTTAATGTTTCAGGCAGCAGTGCTACTCGAGTTTTTTTTCATGAAAACTATAAATATGCTGAAGGAAACTTCAGATATTTGTTACAACAAGATTAAAGACATCTGATGCCTTAGTGTTGTCCTAAAAAACCAGAAGGATCAGTAGTTTTTATGGTGAGCATTCAACATCTCGAGGATTTTATCTGTGAAATCGAATTTTTGGCATGATGTAAAttcttttgttatttaatttgtgTAATGTATGTTCTATAATGTAGGTGAAACTGAATATTCCACTTCTACAAGATATTAGTGATGAACTCGACTTCTGTTTTAAGCTGGCTAAAGAGGAATCTATCTTAGCTCTTCCAGGTAATTTTATAACCGGTAATTTGGCTTCCACGTCCCCATTTTTTAGACATTCTGAACAGCTCGAAGATCGTTCACGAAGAACATGTTTTTAAAAGCATCACTTTAATATTTGTCTGCACGAATCTTGACTCTTGAGAGAATCATGTTGTGTGTTTCAGGGTTAGGCGGTGAGCTATGGGTCTTAAAAATTGGCTCTGAATCACGTTAGCGGTCGAGCCATCTGCACTGGAAGAAGCATTGGGGGAGGTGAAGTGTTTCTGTGGGGATAAACGAATTAGCGACAGGGGACAGAATAAGAATTCTGTCACTATATTTGGTGACAGAATTATCATTCTGTCGTTATTTTTTTGGGACAGATCAAATGTTCCGTCGTTAAAGTTAGTGAGTACTGTACTGTCGGGCCGTAGTAAGTTGGCAATCAATCTGTTTGATGAAATTACTGAAAGAGGTCAATGGCGTTCTTTGAATGGACTTCGTGTAAATTCCTCCCATTTTCTTCACAATTTACCAAAAAGATCTCATCTTGTTCATCACCAATCTCTGAAGATATTGTTTCAGCTGCTGTTTCGATCCTGAAACACCACCGCTCAAAATCACGGTGGTCAAATCTCCGGTCTCTGCTAGGTGGGCAAAACCGCCGCCTTACGCCTGCTCAGTTTTCGGAAACAGTCCTCCAACTCCGAAACAATCCCCACCTTTCGTTTGCTTTCTTTAATTTCACTCTCAATCACTCCCTCTGCTCCCACACTCTGCTTTCTTATGCAACTGTTGTCCACATCCTTTCTCGCTCCCGGCTCAAATCCCAGGCTCAAGCTCTGATAAAATCCTCCATGCTTGTGTTTTCTGAAGCTCATCACCAAGAATCTTCAACCCCAATTGCCCTCTTTGAGGCTCTGATCAAATTTTATAGAGCTTGTGATTCTGCCCCTTTTGTTTTCGATTTGTTAGTCAAGGCTTGTATAGATTCTAAAAAGATTGATGATGCTATTGGAATCTATAAAATGCTGAGATCCAAGAACTTGTTTTTGAGAACTAATACTTGCAATTCTTTTATTGAATTAGTCTCAAAAGGTCGAGGTTGTTTTCCAATGTACAATTTGTACAAGGGGTAATTTTGGTCTTGATGATGATGTGGGTATAAAAGGGAGTAATGGGAAAGGTGTTGTACCGGATGCAGCCACATTTAATGTTGTTATGGGTGGATTCTATAGAGAAGGGCTGCTTGAGAAGGTGGTGGAGGTGTGGCAGGAAATGGAGAGCTGCGGTTGTGTGCCCAATGTGTATGGATATTCAATGTTAATGGCAGTGTTTTGTGAAGATGGAAGAATGGAGGATGTGGTGAGGGTAAGGAAAGAGATGGCGAATAATTGCTTAAAATGCGATGCATTGGCATACAATACGATTATTGGCGGGTATTGTAGGGTTGGAGAGGTCGGGAAGGCTGAGGAAATATACAGGGAAATGGTGGTGAATGGTATTGAGAGTACATGTATAACTTTCGAGCATCTCATAAATGGATATTGTAAAACAGGGGATGTTGATTCTGCCATGCTGTTGTACAAGGATATGTGTAGGAAAGGTTTTAGTCCAGATAACTCAACTGTTAATGTAATCGTCAGAACACTTTGTGATAGGGAAAGAGTTTCTGCAGCAATGGCGTTTTTGAGGTTGGAAGGAAACAACCATGAAGTTGTTCTAGTGGACGAGAATTATGTGCGGTTGATAAGGGCGTTGTGTCAGGCAGGAATGATGGAAGAGGCTTTGAAGCTTCAGGCAGAGATGGTGGTGAAAGGGTTTGAACCTGATGCAGAGATATATGGTGCATTCATTGATGGGTCTATGAAACTAGGAAATGAAACGACGGCTTGTAAGTTGAGAAATGAAATGCTCGGGGAACAAACATCATAGGAGAAGTTACCACTGGCAGGAACTTTTTATTGTTATTGGCGTGTTGCTATAACAGTAAACAAAAAAATGAGGAGCAAGTTTGCGCTAAAAGAACGTTTAGGTACAAATTTGATATCACAAACATAATATATGAAGGTCATTCTCGAGTTTAAATAGCCATTGGCCCATTGAGATGCCAGAATCAAAGCTTACTCCTTTACAATGTGTCAAATTTACATGTTCTTTAGTTATTAATCAAAACATGACATATGTGTGTATATACATATTTGAAAATCTCATTTGTGCTCATTTCACTACATGCTACTTTTGATTGTACAGATTCTACTGATATTACTGTTTTCATAGGCTGCCAAGTCTGAGGTTCCTGCTCATCTTCTTTTCTAAAGATGAGGACGATTTAATCTTTGCTACATCTGCTGTAAAAAGGTTTCTGCATGGCTATGGAGTACtcgtttttgtttattttctgcCTGCCCTCTTGTTGCTTCCTCACACACGTCTCTCTACTTTAGGCAGCTAATGGAAAATTAAGGGATGGTTCCTCGGAAATATTTAGGACAATTTACTTTACTAGCTCTTGTTAATGCTCATTTTAACATGATGAAATGAAGTCAGGATCACAATGAGGAAAGAAGCCATGACAAGAAGCTGTTGCAGAAGAAATCTGGTATCTTGTGTAGAGCCTTGGAGAACAAGACGAGGTGTCAGCTTTGAGCAAAAGATCAACTATACTGGCTGCCGCTAGCATAAGAATCCATAAAACCTATGAATATAGATTAACTTTGTTACTCAAAACAACCATTATCATATTATTCTTGTTTCAAACTTATGGGGTATGAATTACCAAGTCTCCAGAAATGACGACTAATAATACACCTGACTGTTGTATTGGGCACTTAGCCAGGATTGAATATCTATCGAGTAGTGCCAAAGTAAAGCTCCATGGGATGGCTAAGCCCAAGACGGTTACCAAGAAGCTGCAAGATTAGAGTGTGACAATGGAAAAGTATGTTATGACTCTAATCACTGAAGCATCTTATGCAGCATAGACAGGGCGTTTGGCCCTTCCCACTCGGTTAACATAGGTAATAAAACATCTTAAACAGAAAATGATCTTcctacaaaaaaatatttcaactcagagAAAAATTTCTTACTTGAGAGGTAGTTAACGATGTCTGCATGCCATGGTAAATTTGTTATCTCAAACAGTTGTTCGTCTGGGAAATCATCATGAATCACTTGCGTTTCAGTTCCTTGATTCTCCAAACAGGAAAGGTGATGCGCTACTTGATTTTCCGAGCCCTTCCTGTCAATAATTCtcagatcaaattcttgtaacaataATACCCAACaaattaacctgggtttagcatccttcTTGCTCATCAAGTACTTCAGCGCCAAATGATCAGTGTGAACGATGACTTTGCTTCCCACCAAATATGACTTCAAGTTGTACAAGGCAAACACTACCGCAAGAAGTTCTTTTTCAGTGGTGGCATAATTCAGTTGGGCggctgacagggtgatactggCGTAATAAATCACATGAAGTACTTTATCCATTTTCTGTCCAAGCACGGCTCCCAACACAGtgtcactggcatcacacatcaaCTCAAATGGTAGACTCCAGTCAGGTGCTACTATCACGGGTGCAGTTGTCAA comes from Henckelia pumila isolate YLH828 chromosome 4, ASM3356847v2, whole genome shotgun sequence and encodes:
- the LOC140867427 gene encoding protein VACUOLELESS GAMETOPHYTES yields the protein MRYNEISHFSHPQHNLKFEYSESPFKCDGCNEVGIGSRYKCAAAACNFDLHTHCAIPSPSISHPFYTKCSFQFLARPPGPVARYCNACEKDVSGFVYHCKSCGFDLHPCCAKLPMVLDDGEIKLYLYRKVSSPCHRCGRKGRSWSYRSSCKKYNLHVACVKEMLVDSWHEIYATKLYSGGGRKLETRIPSLKDTLETHNHRKKKRSGKVEKCCEVAALALQFVISAVLGDPTTLIAGVVASLMSN
- the LOC140863642 gene encoding LOW QUALITY PROTEIN: pentatricopeptide repeat-containing protein At2g15980-like (The sequence of the model RefSeq protein was modified relative to this genomic sequence to represent the inferred CDS: deleted 1 base in 1 codon; substituted 1 base at 1 genomic stop codon); protein product: MAFFEWTSCKFLPFSSQFTKKISSCSSPISEDIVSAAVSILKHHRSKSRWSNLRSLLGGQNRRLTPAQFSETVLQLRNNPHLSFAFFNFTLNHSLCSHTLLSYATVVHILSRSRLKSQAQALIKSSMLVFSEAHHQESSTPIALFEALIKFYRACDSAPFVFDLLVKACIDSKKIDDAIGIYKMLRSKNLFLRTNTCNSFIELVSKGRGCFPMYNLYKGXFGLDDDVGIKGSNGKGVVPDAATFNVVMGGFYREGLLEKVVEVWQEMESCGCVPNVYGYSMLMAVFCEDGRMEDVVRVRKEMANNCLKCDALAYNTIIGGYCRVGEVGKAEEIYREMVVNGIESTCITFEHLINGYCKTGDVDSAMLLYKDMCRKGFSPDNSTVNVIVRTLCDRERVSAAMAFLRLEGNNHEVVLVDENYVRLIRALCQAGMMEEALKLQAEMVVKGFEPDAEIYGAFIDGSMKLGNETTACKLRNEMLGEQTS